The Kosmotoga arenicorallina S304 genome contains a region encoding:
- a CDS encoding glycoside hydrolase family 130 protein: MKMKLQRCVLNPLLSPVPQHHWESKYVFNCAVVKKNGLFHMLYRAQGEDMVSRIGYAVSTDGINFNRMEKPVFTPGSQWELYGVEDPRITEIDRKFYMQYTAYSPIGVRISMASTTDFIRWERHGVIIPDIDNKDAALFPEKVNGRYVMFHRIEPDMYLAFSDDLIHWEDFVSIAGPREGYWDNLKIGVGAPPIKIDEGWLVLYHGVENTPRPTYRLGFMLLDLNDPSKVLKRSEEPVLEPEEEWEIFGGVPNVVFSDAMVEHEGKYYIYYGAADNHIALATISKEEIMKWVREG; the protein is encoded by the coding sequence TTGAAAATGAAACTACAGAGATGTGTCTTAAATCCACTGCTTTCACCGGTACCCCAGCATCATTGGGAATCAAAATATGTGTTTAACTGTGCGGTTGTCAAAAAAAATGGCCTTTTCCACATGCTTTATCGTGCACAGGGAGAAGATATGGTCTCCAGAATAGGCTACGCTGTTAGCACAGATGGCATAAACTTCAACAGAATGGAAAAGCCTGTCTTTACCCCCGGCAGCCAGTGGGAATTATACGGTGTAGAGGATCCGAGGATAACGGAAATAGACAGGAAATTCTACATGCAATACACTGCTTATTCTCCTATTGGAGTTAGAATTTCCATGGCTTCTACAACCGATTTTATACGCTGGGAACGTCATGGCGTCATCATACCTGATATAGACAATAAGGATGCGGCGCTCTTCCCTGAGAAAGTGAATGGTCGATATGTGATGTTCCACAGAATTGAGCCGGATATGTATCTTGCATTTTCAGATGACCTTATACATTGGGAAGATTTCGTATCTATTGCCGGACCAAGAGAAGGTTACTGGGATAATCTGAAAATAGGTGTTGGAGCTCCGCCAATAAAAATCGATGAAGGCTGGTTGGTTCTTTATCATGGAGTTGAAAACACTCCAAGACCCACTTACAGGCTGGGATTTATGCTCCTTGATCTTAACGACCCGAGCAAAGTATTGAAGAGGTCTGAAGAACCGGTATTAGAACCTGAAGAAGAGTGGGAAATATTTGGCGGTGTTCCAAATGTTGTCTTCTCTGATGCTATGGTGGAACACGAAGGGAAATATTATATATATTACGGTGCAGCAGATAACCACATAGCTCTCGCCACAATTTCAAAAGAAGAAATCATGAAGTGGGTTAGAGAGGGATGA
- a CDS encoding glycoside hydrolase family 130 protein, producing the protein MNSKRAVLFLFFLVFSISLFGINLPFDKVYELKRLADYPVLLPEGIGFQSKATFNPAAIKVGNEIYLFYRAEDWTGHSAWNGTSSIGLAKSEDGLNFIKEPEPIIKPEPPYEIPGGCEDPRIVEIDGLYIMTYTAYDGSQARLCLAYSKDLKEWTKVGPIIKKFRWSKSGAIIPQKINGKYYMYFGDSQIYIATSSDLENWNVNPYAVLRPRPDKFDARLVEPGPPPLITPEGILLFYNSADYSGIYRVGAALFDIEKPDRLLKRTDKPLLEPELSWEKYGQVPNVVFVEGAVEHGGKLLLYYGAADLYVGVAAIDLSE; encoded by the coding sequence ATGAATAGCAAAAGAGCTGTTTTGTTTCTTTTTTTCCTCGTGTTTTCAATAAGCCTCTTTGGCATAAATTTGCCCTTTGATAAAGTGTATGAATTGAAAAGGCTCGCTGATTATCCCGTACTGCTGCCTGAAGGGATCGGGTTTCAAAGCAAGGCAACCTTTAATCCAGCGGCAATAAAGGTTGGAAACGAGATTTACCTCTTTTATAGAGCGGAAGACTGGACGGGCCATAGTGCCTGGAACGGTACTTCATCAATCGGGCTTGCAAAAAGTGAGGATGGCTTAAACTTTATCAAAGAGCCAGAACCCATTATCAAACCCGAACCTCCGTATGAAATACCCGGCGGATGTGAGGATCCGAGAATTGTAGAAATAGACGGGCTGTATATCATGACGTACACTGCTTATGATGGTAGCCAGGCAAGATTGTGCCTGGCCTATTCTAAAGACCTGAAAGAGTGGACAAAGGTTGGACCGATAATAAAGAAATTCCGCTGGTCCAAATCCGGCGCAATTATTCCTCAAAAAATAAACGGGAAGTACTATATGTATTTTGGCGACTCGCAAATATATATTGCCACTTCCAGCGATCTGGAGAACTGGAATGTAAATCCTTATGCCGTACTCAGGCCAAGGCCGGACAAATTCGATGCACGACTTGTCGAGCCAGGCCCACCACCGCTTATAACTCCTGAAGGAATTTTGCTATTCTATAACAGTGCTGATTATTCTGGAATTTACAGAGTTGGTGCAGCCCTCTTTGACATCGAAAAGCCTGACAGATTGCTGAAAAGAACTGACAAACCGTTGCTTGAGCCGGAGCTTTCCTGGGAAAAATACGGTCAGGTTCCCAATGTGGTTTTTGTAGAAGGGGCTGTTGAACATGGTGGCAAATTGCTTCTCTACTATGGAGCCGCTGATCTGTATGTTGGTGTAGCTGCTATTGACCTTTCTGAATAA